A section of the Primulina eburnea isolate SZY01 chromosome 1, ASM2296580v1, whole genome shotgun sequence genome encodes:
- the LOC140807776 gene encoding uncharacterized protein yields the protein MQTAQSRQKSCADKRRRDLDFAVGDHVFVKVAPLKGVTRFSKKGKLSPRFIGPFEILERVGTLAYIALPPMLAGVHNVFHISMLRKYMSNHSHVLNYGTLQLTPNMSYEERPTQTLGRKKRRLRNKVIPMVKVK from the coding sequence ATGcagactgcacaaagccgacaaaagagCTGTGCCGACAAGCGTCGGAGAGATTTGGATTTTGCAGTGGGTGACCACGTATTTGTGAAAGTAGCACCCCTGAAAGGTGTTACGAGATTTAGCAAGAAAggcaagctcagtccgagattcataggaccatttgaaatcttggagaGGGTTGGAACACTAGCCTATATAGCATTGCCACCTATGCTAGCCGGAGTACATAATGTGTTCCATATctcgatgctgcggaagtacatgtcgaaccaTTCACATGTACTGAATTATGGGACTCTGCAGTTGACCCCCAATATGTCATATGAAGAAAGACCCACACAAACCTTAGGTAGAAAAAAAAGAAGACTACGAAACAAGGTTATTCCAATGGTTAAAGTCAAATGA